A single Defluviitalea saccharophila DNA region contains:
- the ric gene encoding iron-sulfur cluster repair di-iron protein, with amino-acid sequence MSIFNTSQTLGEIVSIMPKASEVFKAYQIDFCCGGNRPLQEAIKEQNLNEEEILAKLDAAYEETKKIKNAVDFRTLSSSELIDYILNTHHNFAKQILPSISEMTTKILRVHGSHHEELFQVHKLFHGLKTELEQHFIKEEEILFPIIKQYDIEPSEELLDKIRKVMKETEDEHDGAGDILKELRNITKDYAVPDDGCATYELAYKQIQDLEADLFEHIHLENNILFKRFD; translated from the coding sequence ATGAGTATTTTTAACACTTCTCAAACGCTTGGAGAAATTGTATCCATAATGCCAAAGGCCAGTGAAGTTTTTAAAGCGTATCAAATAGATTTTTGCTGTGGAGGCAATAGACCTTTACAGGAGGCAATCAAAGAGCAAAATTTAAACGAAGAAGAAATTTTAGCAAAACTTGATGCGGCATATGAAGAAACAAAGAAGATTAAAAATGCGGTTGATTTTAGAACCTTATCTTCCAGTGAACTGATTGATTATATTCTGAATACCCATCATAACTTTGCTAAACAGATTTTACCAAGTATAAGCGAAATGACAACAAAGATTTTAAGGGTTCACGGCTCTCACCATGAGGAACTTTTCCAGGTTCATAAGCTTTTCCATGGATTAAAGACAGAATTGGAACAACATTTTATTAAAGAAGAAGAGATTTTATTCCCAATTATAAAGCAGTATGATATTGAGCCATCCGAAGAATTACTGGATAAAATCAGGAAAGTGATGAAAGAAACTGAGGATGAGCATGATGGAGCCGGAGATATTCTTAAAGAGCTTAGAAACATTACAAAGGATTATGCTGTGCCAGATGACGGATGCGCTACCTACGAGTTGGCTTATAAGCAGATACAAGATTTGGAAGCCGATCTGTTTGAGCATATCCATTTAGAGAATAATATACTATTTAAGAGATTTGACTAA
- a CDS encoding Crp/Fnr family transcriptional regulator, producing MSKHICNCEHCQHKLCAKNVPIFSLLDPEEIEKVVSLIVRRKYSKGEIIVLEGSSLGSLVIINKGRVKAFRHTYEGKEQILYIFSEGDFFGEKNLIINQKATYTVEALEDTNICMISKNDFQILLKEYPAISYKVMEELCNRLIRLENAVESMSIKNVEARISSVLLEFANKYGKPHSKGILVELPLSREGIANYIGLTRETVSRKMSLLQDEGIIEMVGNKKVIIVDKEALEDSINH from the coding sequence GTGAGTAAGCATATATGTAACTGTGAACATTGTCAGCATAAGCTTTGTGCCAAAAACGTACCCATATTTTCTTTATTAGATCCTGAAGAGATTGAAAAAGTAGTCAGTTTGATTGTAAGAAGAAAGTATTCCAAGGGTGAAATTATTGTATTAGAGGGCTCCAGTTTAGGAAGTCTTGTTATTATCAATAAAGGACGAGTAAAGGCATTCAGGCATACATACGAAGGAAAAGAGCAGATACTCTATATTTTTTCCGAAGGAGATTTCTTTGGAGAAAAGAATTTAATTATAAATCAAAAAGCAACCTATACTGTGGAAGCCTTAGAAGATACCAATATATGTATGATTAGTAAAAACGATTTTCAGATACTCCTGAAAGAGTATCCGGCAATTAGTTATAAAGTCATGGAAGAACTGTGTAATCGACTGATTCGCCTGGAGAATGCTGTTGAAAGTATGAGTATAAAGAATGTAGAGGCAAGAATCAGTTCCGTACTTCTCGAGTTTGCGAACAAATATGGCAAGCCTCATTCTAAAGGAATTTTAGTAGAACTCCCATTAAGTCGTGAGGGAATCGCTAATTATATTGGATTAACCAGAGAAACTGTAAGCCGTAAGATGAGTCTTTTACAGGACGAAGGCATTATAGAGATGGTGGGCAATAAAAAGGTTATTATTGTTGACAAAGAAGCATTAGAAGATTCAATAAATCATTAA
- a CDS encoding methyl-accepting chemotaxis protein: MEEMDSKNQGKTRDGISLIKRIFAGSIFLLVLVSILEGIIFSFVLQALTHSDKFFLVFILTIVSNVLLGSILFIVFSNSIKRSAKDLVNLLSDISQGNFSINLDKDVNNKVFRIIIDHMNSVTEQVRHIIQGTYSLTKSIVQSSIDMTDRVKEATSSIQEISQTIDEIAVGASEQVLQAKASVEIMENLSNQISVVYDSYNSIIKETENVNVLNKDGLNSVKTLREKSDDYNISSQKIFTAVENLTSTLNNIASFIESIKNIAEQTNLLALNAAIEAARAGDAGKGFAVVAEEVRKLADQSKVFTEQISSMMNNIQRDSEQAIEAMTSMKNVSQQQIMSVNQTEDSFNKIANAVDSIILKINATNEAIKQIETGKTESITAIETTAHVSEETASASEELASTIELQLNIFEELKKSAEELNALSKDMDENLSKFKL; this comes from the coding sequence ATGGAAGAAATGGACAGCAAAAATCAAGGAAAGACTCGGGATGGGATTAGCTTAATTAAGAGAATCTTTGCCGGTTCAATATTTCTTTTAGTCCTTGTATCCATTTTAGAGGGAATTATATTTAGTTTTGTTCTACAAGCTCTTACTCATAGCGATAAGTTCTTCTTAGTGTTTATTCTTACTATTGTGTCTAATGTACTTTTAGGAAGTATTCTTTTCATTGTTTTTTCTAATAGCATCAAAAGGAGTGCAAAAGATCTGGTTAATTTACTCAGTGATATAAGCCAGGGGAATTTTTCAATTAATCTGGATAAAGATGTTAATAATAAAGTTTTTAGAATAATCATAGACCATATGAACTCGGTAACGGAACAAGTTCGCCATATCATCCAGGGAACTTATAGCTTAACCAAATCCATCGTCCAATCTTCTATTGATATGACGGATAGGGTAAAAGAAGCAACTTCCTCTATTCAAGAAATATCACAAACGATAGATGAAATTGCGGTAGGTGCTTCTGAACAAGTATTACAAGCTAAAGCCAGCGTTGAAATTATGGAAAATTTATCCAACCAAATTTCAGTCGTATACGATAGCTATAATTCTATTATTAAAGAAACAGAAAATGTGAATGTTCTAAATAAGGATGGACTCAATTCAGTTAAGACCTTAAGAGAGAAGTCAGATGACTATAATATTTCTTCACAAAAGATTTTTACAGCAGTTGAAAATCTTACATCAACTTTAAATAATATTGCTTCCTTTATTGAATCCATCAAGAATATAGCAGAACAAACCAATCTTCTGGCACTTAACGCAGCGATCGAAGCGGCAAGAGCAGGGGATGCCGGAAAAGGATTTGCAGTGGTTGCAGAAGAAGTAAGAAAACTAGCGGATCAAAGTAAAGTATTTACAGAACAAATCAGCAGTATGATGAACAATATTCAAAGAGATTCGGAACAGGCCATTGAAGCGATGACATCCATGAAAAACGTTTCTCAGCAACAAATCATGTCTGTTAATCAAACGGAAGATTCCTTTAATAAAATTGCCAATGCAGTGGATTCTATCATATTAAAAATTAATGCAACAAACGAAGCGATAAAACAAATAGAAACTGGAAAGACAGAATCTATTACAGCAATTGAAACCACAGCTCACGTTTCAGAAGAAACGGCATCTGCCAGCGAAGAACTGGCATCAACCATTGAGTTACAACTCAATATATTTGAAGAATTAAAGAAATCTGCAGAAGAATTAAATGCACTCTCAAAAGATATGGACGAGAATCTAAGCAAGTTTAAACTTTAA
- a CDS encoding NAD(P)/FAD-dependent oxidoreductase: protein MLDIAIIGAGPAGLSAAINGVIRNKKVIVFGRNPKSSYLYKAERVDNYLGLPNISGPGMVEQFIKHAQTLGVEFHEGRILEIFSMGDYYTLNVENEFYEAKTVIIATGIPKAKYIPGEKELLGKGVSYCGTCDGPLFRGKTTMVIGEIEEAEEDVNFLQEICSKVYFLPTYKEIKNVHPNVEILEGKPKEILGDPFVSGIRIDDREIKVDGVFLIKETIPVTQLIKGLEMEDKTIKVNRRLETNFPGVFAAGDCTGRPYQVTKAVGEGAVAALEAVSYLHKLESKNK, encoded by the coding sequence ATGTTAGATATTGCGATTATTGGTGCTGGGCCTGCTGGGCTTTCTGCGGCAATTAATGGAGTAATAAGAAATAAAAAAGTAATTGTGTTTGGGAGAAATCCCAAAAGCAGTTATTTGTACAAAGCAGAAAGAGTGGATAACTATTTAGGCCTGCCTAATATCAGTGGCCCTGGAATGGTGGAGCAATTTATAAAGCATGCACAGACCCTTGGAGTGGAGTTCCATGAAGGCAGGATATTGGAAATCTTTTCTATGGGAGACTACTATACTTTGAATGTTGAAAATGAATTTTACGAAGCTAAAACTGTTATTATAGCGACCGGTATTCCTAAGGCTAAGTATATTCCAGGAGAAAAAGAGCTTCTAGGAAAAGGCGTAAGCTACTGCGGAACCTGTGACGGACCTTTATTTCGCGGGAAAACAACTATGGTCATTGGAGAAATTGAGGAAGCGGAGGAAGATGTGAATTTCCTTCAGGAAATTTGCAGCAAGGTATACTTTCTTCCCACTTACAAAGAAATAAAGAATGTTCATCCCAATGTAGAAATATTAGAAGGCAAACCTAAAGAAATATTAGGAGACCCTTTTGTATCGGGCATTCGTATAGATGATAGAGAGATCAAAGTTGATGGGGTATTTTTAATTAAAGAGACGATTCCGGTGACACAATTAATAAAGGGTTTGGAAATGGAAGACAAAACTATTAAAGTCAATCGCAGATTAGAAACGAATTTCCCCGGAGTTTTTGCAGCAGGAGACTGTACGGGAAGACCGTATCAAGTCACTAAGGCAGTAGGAGAAGGGGCAGTAGCCGCTTTAGAAGCTGTGAGTTACCTTCATAAATTAGAAAGTAAGAATAAATAA
- a CDS encoding calcium-transporting P-type ATPase, PMR1-type, with the protein MKAFYEKSIEEVVKEFNTYMDQGISKEEVSKRLKEYGENRLQENERRGILQMFLDQFKDFLVLILIGASIVSMAVGEGTDAIIILVIVILNSILGVFQENRASNALKALKDMAAPQAKVIREGNLEKVSSSELVPGDVVILEAGDYIPADLRLVQSVNLKIEEAALTGESVPVEKFASEVVEENAGIGDRVNSAFMSTVVTYGRGKGIVVGTGMNTEIGKVASMLEAVEEGATPLQRKLDQLGKLLGSVCLGICAVIFVLGLLRGQEIIEIFMTSVSLAVAAIPEGLPTVVTVVLALGMQKMIKKNAIMKRLGAVETLGSTTVICTDKTGTLTQNKMTVVKVFDGENLWNVTGRGYTTEGEIKKENSSDITETQTSPALERLLRAGVLCNDAYLKKGADEIIGDPTEGALVVLGAKGGYPKETLMAEMPRIGEIPFDSKRKLMSTFHQHREGIVMYTKGAPDVVLSRCKYIFKDGNPVELTEQDKGKIMEQNHSFANEALRVLALSYKMPKEVNEDVEEEQDLIFLGLVGMIDPPRDEAKEAVSICKKAGIRVVMITGDHKTTGSAIGKAIGIIDKDEEALDGKEIDALSDEALKEKVKRVNVFARVSPEHKVRLVKAVKSNGEIAAMTGDGVNDAPALKQADIGIAMGITGTDVAKEAADMILTDDNFASIVDAVEEGRTIFSNIRKFVGFLLSCNIGELLLIFIAMLFGSEVPLLPIHLLWINLITDAFPAFSLGVEPKEEGIMEQPPRDPDEPIVNKKMGLAVGIQSIALALAALFSFWYGRNHFTGEDALSAARTYCFITLVVGELLRAYSARSEERMIYRMKIFSNMFLNISVLGSLLLLMAVVYIPALQPIFHTVPLSFFELDMALIFAIIPLIGGEIAKKLK; encoded by the coding sequence ATGAAAGCTTTTTATGAAAAAAGTATAGAAGAAGTTGTAAAAGAATTTAATACTTATATGGATCAGGGCATCTCTAAAGAAGAAGTATCCAAAAGACTAAAGGAATATGGAGAAAATCGCCTTCAAGAAAATGAACGCCGAGGAATCCTTCAGATGTTTTTAGATCAGTTTAAGGATTTCCTGGTATTAATTTTAATCGGTGCGAGCATTGTATCTATGGCAGTAGGAGAAGGAACGGATGCCATTATTATTTTAGTGATTGTTATCTTAAACTCTATTTTAGGCGTTTTCCAGGAAAACCGTGCAAGTAACGCTCTTAAAGCCCTAAAAGATATGGCAGCCCCTCAAGCAAAAGTTATTCGCGAGGGAAATTTGGAAAAGGTATCTTCCTCTGAATTAGTGCCGGGGGATGTGGTCATTTTAGAGGCTGGAGACTATATCCCTGCCGATCTTAGACTGGTTCAAAGCGTTAATCTTAAAATCGAAGAAGCGGCTTTGACGGGAGAATCGGTTCCTGTGGAGAAATTTGCCAGCGAAGTGGTTGAAGAAAATGCAGGGATCGGTGATAGAGTCAATTCTGCTTTTATGAGTACCGTGGTTACTTACGGAAGAGGAAAAGGAATTGTTGTAGGGACAGGAATGAATACCGAGATAGGAAAAGTGGCTTCCATGCTGGAAGCGGTTGAAGAAGGAGCAACACCTCTTCAAAGGAAGCTAGATCAACTGGGCAAGCTTTTAGGCAGCGTATGTTTGGGGATTTGTGCTGTTATTTTTGTATTAGGGCTTCTTAGAGGACAGGAAATTATCGAAATTTTTATGACTTCAGTCAGCTTGGCAGTTGCCGCTATACCGGAAGGTCTTCCTACAGTGGTAACGGTAGTATTGGCATTGGGTATGCAAAAAATGATTAAGAAAAATGCTATCATGAAAAGACTGGGGGCAGTTGAAACCCTGGGAAGTACCACAGTGATTTGTACGGATAAAACAGGAACCCTTACCCAAAACAAAATGACTGTTGTAAAGGTTTTTGACGGAGAAAATCTATGGAATGTGACAGGAAGAGGATATACAACGGAAGGAGAAATTAAGAAAGAAAACAGCTCTGATATAACAGAAACGCAGACTTCTCCGGCTCTGGAAAGGCTTCTTCGGGCAGGGGTCCTTTGTAATGATGCCTATTTAAAAAAAGGTGCTGACGAGATTATAGGAGACCCAACAGAAGGGGCGTTGGTTGTATTAGGCGCTAAAGGAGGTTATCCTAAGGAAACCTTAATGGCTGAAATGCCACGAATTGGAGAAATTCCCTTTGACTCAAAAAGAAAACTCATGAGTACCTTTCATCAACATAGAGAAGGTATCGTCATGTATACAAAAGGTGCTCCCGATGTTGTACTGAGTCGTTGCAAATATATTTTTAAGGATGGAAACCCTGTAGAACTCACTGAACAAGATAAAGGAAAAATTATGGAGCAAAACCATTCTTTTGCCAACGAGGCTTTAAGAGTCCTTGCCCTATCCTATAAGATGCCTAAAGAAGTTAATGAAGATGTGGAAGAAGAACAGGACTTGATTTTTTTAGGATTGGTGGGGATGATTGACCCTCCAAGAGATGAAGCCAAAGAAGCTGTATCCATCTGTAAAAAAGCAGGCATTCGAGTGGTTATGATTACAGGAGACCATAAGACAACAGGCAGTGCCATAGGGAAAGCCATTGGGATTATCGATAAGGATGAAGAAGCTTTAGACGGAAAAGAAATAGATGCTCTTAGCGACGAAGCATTAAAAGAAAAAGTAAAAAGAGTCAATGTCTTTGCCAGAGTTTCTCCTGAACATAAAGTACGTCTTGTAAAAGCTGTTAAATCAAACGGTGAAATTGCAGCAATGACAGGGGACGGAGTCAATGATGCCCCTGCCTTAAAGCAAGCAGACATTGGTATTGCCATGGGTATTACAGGTACGGATGTTGCTAAGGAAGCTGCAGATATGATTTTAACCGACGATAATTTTGCAAGTATTGTGGATGCAGTTGAAGAAGGAAGAACAATATTCAGCAACATAAGAAAATTTGTAGGGTTTTTGTTATCTTGTAATATCGGAGAATTGCTCCTGATATTCATTGCCATGCTTTTTGGAAGTGAAGTACCGCTTCTTCCTATACATTTATTATGGATTAATCTTATTACCGATGCATTTCCTGCATTTTCTCTTGGGGTAGAACCAAAAGAAGAAGGCATTATGGAACAACCGCCAAGAGATCCCGACGAGCCAATTGTAAATAAGAAAATGGGGCTTGCTGTCGGTATTCAAAGTATAGCCTTAGCCCTTGCAGCGCTGTTTTCTTTTTGGTACGGACGGAATCATTTCACTGGTGAAGATGCACTTTCAGCTGCCAGAACCTATTGTTTTATCACACTGGTTGTAGGAGAACTTCTGAGGGCGTATTCTGCCCGTTCTGAAGAAAGAATGATCTATAGAATGAAGATTTTTTCAAATATGTTTTTAAATATTAGCGTCCTGGGATCTTTATTACTCCTTATGGCAGTGGTTTATATTCCTGCTTTACAGCCCATTTTTCATACAGTACCTTTGTCATTTTTTGAGCTGGACATGGCCCTGATTTTTGCAATTATTCCCCTGATTGGTGGAGAAATTGCAAAAAAATTGAAATAA
- a CDS encoding lactate utilization protein, with translation MTPKKDYYRINAHKIIAAFEKRNMEGYYCETKEEAVKKALELMEKGSTISWGGSMTLEEMGLLDALRKEDYTLLDRSTAKNNDETTEIYHKAFAADYYLMSSNAITMDGKLINIDGTGNRVAALIYGPKNVIVIAGMNKVASDEDSAIKRARDIAAPINAIRLSKKTSCTSVGSCKDCLSPDSICCNIVVTRMSKFPKRIKVILVGEDLGY, from the coding sequence ATGACACCTAAAAAAGATTATTATAGAATTAATGCGCATAAAATAATCGCTGCTTTTGAGAAAAGAAATATGGAAGGATATTACTGTGAAACGAAAGAAGAAGCAGTAAAAAAAGCTTTAGAACTGATGGAAAAGGGCTCCACAATATCTTGGGGAGGTTCTATGACTCTGGAAGAAATGGGGCTTCTCGACGCATTAAGAAAAGAGGATTATACGCTTTTAGATAGAAGTACTGCAAAAAATAATGATGAAACCACTGAAATTTATCATAAGGCATTTGCTGCAGATTATTATTTAATGAGTTCCAATGCCATTACCATGGACGGAAAATTAATCAATATTGACGGAACGGGCAATAGGGTTGCTGCCTTAATTTACGGACCTAAGAATGTGATTGTGATTGCAGGCATGAACAAAGTTGCTTCTGACGAGGATTCCGCAATCAAAAGAGCAAGAGATATCGCTGCCCCCATCAATGCAATTCGCTTAAGCAAAAAAACTTCCTGTACCAGTGTAGGAAGCTGCAAAGACTGTTTGTCCCCCGATTCGATTTGCTGTAATATTGTAGTGACCCGTATGTCAAAGTTTCCAAAGCGAATTAAAGTGATATTGGTTGGCGAAGATTTAGGATATTAA
- the glyA gene encoding serine hydroxymethyltransferase, with protein MYSFEEIQKVDLEVAEAMEKEIGRQNNKIELIASENFVSKAVMAAMGSPLTNKYAEGYPGRRYYGGCEYVDIVENLAIERAKQVFGAEHANVQPHSGAQANMAVFFAVLNPGDTVMGMNLSHGGHLTHGSPVNMSGKHYNIVPYGVDEKTGYIDYDNVRAIAKEHKPKLIIAGASAYPRTIDFAKFREIADEVGAYLMVDMAHIAGLVAAGLHPNPVPYAEFVTTTTHKTLRGPRGGMILCREEFAKLIDKSIFPGIQGGPLMHVIAAKAVSFKEALSDEFKAYQQQIVKNAKALADALMARGLNLVSGGTDNHLMMVDLRNLDLTGKEAEKRLDEIGVTCNKNTIPFDPQSPFVTSGIRLGTPAVTSRGMKEEDMEVIADIIAMTLKDFEGNKAKAAEKVAELVAKYPLY; from the coding sequence ATGTATTCTTTTGAAGAAATACAGAAGGTCGATTTAGAAGTAGCAGAGGCTATGGAAAAAGAAATAGGAAGACAAAATAATAAGATTGAACTTATTGCTTCAGAAAACTTTGTTTCAAAAGCAGTCATGGCGGCAATGGGTTCTCCTCTTACAAATAAATATGCTGAAGGCTATCCGGGCAGAAGATATTATGGCGGCTGCGAATACGTGGATATTGTAGAAAACTTGGCAATCGAAAGAGCAAAGCAAGTTTTTGGTGCAGAGCATGCTAATGTTCAGCCTCATTCCGGAGCACAGGCAAATATGGCCGTGTTTTTCGCAGTTTTAAATCCTGGAGATACGGTAATGGGAATGAATCTCTCCCATGGAGGACATTTAACCCACGGAAGTCCTGTGAATATGTCTGGAAAACATTATAATATTGTACCTTACGGCGTAGATGAAAAAACTGGCTACATAGATTATGACAATGTAAGGGCAATAGCTAAAGAGCATAAGCCAAAGCTGATCATTGCCGGAGCCAGTGCATATCCAAGGACCATTGATTTTGCAAAGTTCAGAGAAATTGCAGATGAAGTAGGCGCTTATTTAATGGTAGATATGGCTCATATTGCTGGGTTAGTGGCTGCAGGCCTTCATCCAAATCCAGTTCCTTATGCTGAATTTGTTACGACCACAACCCATAAGACTTTAAGAGGTCCAAGAGGCGGAATGATTCTTTGCAGAGAAGAATTTGCAAAGCTGATTGATAAATCCATATTCCCCGGAATCCAAGGGGGACCATTAATGCATGTTATTGCTGCAAAAGCAGTAAGTTTTAAAGAAGCATTAAGCGATGAATTTAAAGCTTATCAGCAACAAATCGTAAAGAATGCTAAAGCTTTAGCGGATGCCTTGATGGCAAGAGGCTTAAATCTGGTATCCGGAGGAACGGATAATCATCTTATGATGGTGGACCTTAGAAACTTGGATTTAACCGGTAAAGAAGCGGAAAAGAGACTGGACGAAATAGGCGTGACATGTAATAAGAATACGATTCCATTTGATCCTCAAAGTCCTTTTGTAACCAGTGGTATTCGTTTAGGAACTCCAGCAGTTACTTCAAGAGGAATGAAAGAAGAAGACATGGAAGTGATTGCGGATATTATTGCCATGACCTTAAAAGATTTTGAAGGAAATAAAGCAAAAGCAGCTGAAAAAGTTGCAGAATTAGTAGCTAAATATCCATTGTACTAA
- a CDS encoding DUF2721 domain-containing protein — protein MELTLTTPALLFPAISLLLLAYTNRFLVLAQLVRDLHARFKEEPDEILSGQIQNLQKRILLIRNMQILGVCSFFLCVFCMFLIFLNNYPFAEFTFACSLILLMASLGFSIKELLISAKALTLQLSDYEEIKIKN, from the coding sequence ATGGAATTAACATTGACAACCCCTGCTTTATTATTCCCTGCAATTTCTTTATTGCTTTTAGCATATACCAATCGATTTCTTGTACTGGCACAATTGGTTCGAGATCTTCATGCAAGATTCAAAGAAGAACCCGATGAGATTTTATCAGGACAAATTCAAAATCTCCAAAAACGTATTTTACTGATTCGGAATATGCAGATTCTCGGAGTATGCAGTTTTTTCTTATGTGTATTCTGTATGTTTTTAATTTTTCTCAATAATTATCCTTTTGCAGAGTTTACCTTTGCCTGCAGTTTGATTTTACTTATGGCTTCTTTGGGGTTTTCCATCAAAGAACTGCTGATCTCAGCAAAGGCTTTGACTTTACAGCTTAGCGATTATGAGGAAATTAAAATAAAAAATTGA
- a CDS encoding threonine/serine exporter family protein: MQHKTLLKFAIQAGEIMLRSGAETYRVEDTIERILSAHNLEVIEAFVTPTGIFATIDDESMEMTTLVKRIRHRSIRLDKVTLVNDLSRRFTEGKISLENAMIELNEIDQRPPYPYYIMIGSTGLVSAFFTAVFGGNLRDCIVSLIIGIALGIMQYFFRKAKSSRFLIDLIGGCLIGSIALLFTRIVASTNLDQIIIGSIMPLVPGVAITNAIRDTIEGDLLSGVSRAVEAFFVAISIATGVGVVLKIGFVFLGGIL; the protein is encoded by the coding sequence ATGCAGCATAAAACTTTATTAAAATTTGCAATCCAGGCTGGCGAAATTATGTTAAGAAGCGGTGCAGAAACCTATCGCGTGGAAGATACCATTGAACGCATATTATCCGCTCATAATTTGGAGGTTATAGAGGCCTTCGTTACTCCAACAGGTATCTTTGCTACTATTGACGACGAATCCATGGAAATGACAACTCTTGTTAAACGGATTCGGCATCGTTCTATTCGTTTAGATAAAGTTACCTTGGTAAACGATCTTTCCAGACGGTTTACAGAAGGAAAAATATCCCTGGAGAATGCAATGATAGAGCTCAATGAGATTGACCAAAGACCTCCTTACCCATATTATATCATGATTGGCTCTACAGGACTGGTTTCTGCATTTTTTACTGCAGTATTCGGAGGGAACTTAAGGGACTGCATCGTTTCATTGATCATTGGCATTGCTCTTGGAATCATGCAGTATTTTTTCCGAAAAGCAAAGTCTTCCAGATTTCTCATAGATCTCATCGGAGGCTGTTTAATTGGAAGTATCGCTCTATTGTTCACCAGAATAGTGGCTTCAACCAATCTGGATCAGATTATTATTGGATCCATTATGCCCCTTGTTCCCGGTGTTGCTATTACCAATGCTATCCGAGATACCATCGAAGGAGATTTATTATCTGGTGTTTCCCGAGCTGTGGAAGCCTTTTTTGTAGCCATATCCATCGCAACAGGAGTAGGTGTCGTTCTGAAAATCGGCTTTGTCTTTCTAGGGGGTATACTATGA
- a CDS encoding threonine/serine exporter family protein, giving the protein MILQTISAFFATFFFAVLFNISKKQLLFCGCIGAFGWFIYLLFLNLTGSVVLANFVSALGISMISRIFSIIRKVPVTVFLISGIITLVPGAGMYRTMYAMLAQNFEETAFYGAQTLQIAGVIAIAIIFVSSLPMGAKKR; this is encoded by the coding sequence ATGATTCTTCAAACGATCAGTGCGTTTTTTGCGACTTTCTTTTTTGCAGTCCTTTTCAATATTTCTAAAAAGCAGCTATTATTTTGCGGATGTATCGGCGCTTTTGGCTGGTTCATATATCTTTTATTTCTTAATTTGACCGGCTCTGTAGTTCTGGCGAATTTCGTAAGCGCTCTTGGTATCAGCATGATTTCCAGGATATTTTCTATCATTAGGAAAGTTCCTGTGACAGTTTTTTTAATATCGGGAATTATTACTCTTGTTCCCGGAGCAGGAATGTATCGAACCATGTATGCTATGCTCGCCCAAAATTTCGAAGAAACTGCCTTTTATGGAGCCCAAACCCTTCAGATTGCCGGCGTCATTGCCATCGCCATTATTTTTGTATCCTCCCTGCCCATGGGAGCAAAAAAGCGATAA
- a CDS encoding indolepyruvate oxidoreductase subunit beta: protein MKTRNILIVGVGGQGTLLTSRVIGDVAINKGYDVKMSEVHGMAQRGGSVVTHVRYGEKVYSPLVEEGCADILLAFEKLEALRWIHYLKEDGIAIVNDQEINPMPVITGAAEYPGDTLDRIKQACKQTYVVDALKIARELGNIRVLNTVLLGILAKNLGLEKNEWEEAIERVVPPKTIELNKKAFLTGYEL, encoded by the coding sequence ATGAAGACAAGAAATATACTTATTGTGGGTGTTGGTGGACAGGGCACCTTATTAACCAGCAGAGTCATTGGAGACGTTGCAATCAACAAAGGCTATGATGTGAAAATGTCTGAAGTTCATGGAATGGCTCAAAGAGGCGGAAGCGTTGTAACCCATGTAAGATACGGAGAAAAAGTATATTCTCCCTTGGTTGAAGAAGGTTGTGCAGATATTCTTCTGGCCTTTGAAAAATTAGAAGCCCTGCGATGGATTCACTATTTAAAGGAAGATGGCATTGCGATTGTCAATGATCAGGAAATCAATCCTATGCCGGTTATTACTGGTGCTGCAGAGTATCCTGGTGATACACTGGACAGAATTAAGCAGGCCTGCAAGCAAACCTATGTTGTAGATGCGCTTAAAATAGCAAGAGAGTTGGGAAATATAAGAGTGCTGAATACGGTATTGCTTGGGATATTGGCAAAGAATTTGGGCTTAGAAAAAAATGAATGGGAAGAGGCCATCGAAAGAGTTGTCCCTCCAAAAACCATTGAATTAAATAAAAAGGCATTTTTAACGGGGTATGAATTATAA